Below is a genomic region from Pedobacter cryoconitis.
GTTCATCATGAAGGTTTTTTTCCAGAACATTACTGAAAATCCAGACTCTTTTATTTCCTGTTTTATCTTTAATCAGGATTTTTCCACTTGCTTTTCCTAGCTTATTAATTGTTTTTAAGTATTCCTTTATTCCAAGATGGTAATTTTCAGGAACGACATCAAACAAGGTCATCAGGTTGACTTCCTTTCTGGAATAACCCAAAACAGATGCGCCAGCATCATTTACGGAGAGAAATTTTCCATTTAAATCATGAGTACACATTAGTCCCTGTGAGTTTTCAAAAAATCTTTTTAATTTTTCTTCACTAATTTCCAGCTGATGTTTATTCTCAACTTCTTCAGTAATATTTCTGCCAATAGCAAAAATATGTCCGCTGGATAGCTCAGGAGTAGCTGTCCACTGAATTACTTTATCTTGTCCGGTATTTGTTTTGAACCGATGTGTAAAATTAACTGTGTTTTTGCCTGATTTTAACTGCTCAAGTTCAGCTAAAGTAATCCCGACATCATCTGGATGTATAAAATCAAATAGTGATCTGCTGAGAAGTGATACCACATCCCATCCCAGGACTGTCTGGAAAGCCGGATTAACTTTTTTAAAATATCCATCAGTCCCTACAATGCAGATTAAATCTTGTGATAAGTTGAAAAATTGTTTCAATGTGTTAGTTTCTTTTATTTCCGGATCAATTAATTTTTCGACTAAACTATGTCTATCCTCGACAATGATTTTTTTTCTCATCTTAAATTACCTCCTATAATTTAATGATCACTTTTGATATCGTATTTTCGAGGTTCCACAGGAGATTGTCCATCCTTAATGATGTACCCTCAGCATGAGCTGACTCCTCAATTTCTTTCAGTACTTCTTTCAGGGAAATGATCCCCATAGTATCAACTGAAGGCTTCATTCTATGTGCAATCTTTGCCATAAGAACGTAATCATTTTTTAAATAGGCAGCCTTCATTTCATTAACTGAATCAGGTGCCTGTTCTTTGAAAAGACATTTCATTTTTTTAATAAAATCCATATTACCCCTGGCAATGGTATTCAGTTGTGTCAGATCGTATAAAGGAGTCTCAATTACTGTACTGATATTAGGCGCTGTTAATTGATTTACTTTTTTACCAAGCCAAACTGAGACAATATTCAAAAGCTGCATCTCTTCGAATGGCTTTGATAGATAATCATTGAATCCTGCCTCCAGGCATTTTTGATTGTCTCCTTTCAGTGCCAAGGCCGTTAAGGCAATAGCTGGTATGCTTACGCTCATTTTTTTTCGTATTTCTCTGATAGCCTCCATACCATCCATTACTGGCATCTGAATGTCCATTAAGATTAGGTCGGGAGTACAATTTATCGTCTGTTCAATTGCTTCCAAACCATTTGTTGCTTCCAATATTTCAGCTCCATAGGCTTGTAAAATAGTGGAGGCAAGTAAACGATTGATCTCATTGTCGTCTGTTATCAGAATCACTTTTCCTTTAAGAATTCCAGGATCAGTTTCAGTAATCTCGCTTTGAGGTAAATCTTCAAGTTTCCCTTTGTTTAATTTCAGCAGGATAGAAATCTTAGTGCCCGCATTTTTTTTACTATCTACTTCGATCTTACCATCCATCAATTCTATCAATCTTTTTGTAATACTCATTCCAAGACCAGTACCACCATACTTTCTTGTAACAGTAGCATCCTCCTGAGAGAAATTATCGAAAAGTCTTTCTATAAATGACTGGTCCATACCTACTCCGGTATCTTGTACAGTGATTTTTATCCATTGATTTACTGTATTTTCTTTGATTAGTTTGCAAGTCAGATCGACACTTCCTTTACTGGTAAATTTGATCGAGTTACTTACCAGGTTAAGAAGAACCTGATTTATTCTGTATGGATCACCAATTAATACATTTTGTAATTGTGGATCCCAGAATGAACTCGTTATTACAATCCCTTTTTCTTCTGCCTTATGGTTCATGACTTGTATTACTCTCATGATAAGTGGCTGTATTTCAAAACCAATATTTTCAATTGTAAGCTTACCTGCATCGATTTTACTGAGATCTAAAATATCATTAATGATTACCAGTAAATTATCTGCTGCTGCTTTTATCGTGTTTAAGAAAAATGATTGTTCCCGATCTAAATGGGTTTTTCTAAGTTGATTAGACATTCCTAGAATCGCATTCATAGGTGTTCGTATTTCGTGGCTCATATTGGCCAGAAACATTTCCTTTGCCTGGGTGGAAGCTTCGGCCTGCTCCTTAGCATTGATCAGCTCAAGTTCAAGTCCCTTTTGTTGTGTAATATCGAGGTGTATCCCAATTGAACCCACTAAGACTGCATTGTCATTATATCTGGGAGCGGCACTGATCAGCCACCATCTTTTTTTTCCGTTTTTATGATTTACTGAAACTTCATAGGTATCCGAGATGCCCTGTTTTCTAAGTTCATTTTTTTGTTGAATTTTTCTTTTCGTTTCTTCATTTAGAATTAATACATCTGAAGCTTTTCTTTTCATTAATTCTGTCTGAGTGAAGCCACTCATGGAGCAGAAACTATCATTGGCATATTGTATAATCTCATTGTTGTCTACTTCGATTAACCCAAGGTTCATATTGGCGATTATTCCTCTATATTTTTCTTCATTAATCTTTAAGGCCTGTTCGGCAAGCTTTCTTTCAGTAATGTCTGTATGGGTACCAACAATTCGTTCAGGAGATTTATCTTTTGTAAAAGCAATGACCATACCCCGGTCTAATATCCATAAATAGTGCCCATCTTTATGTCTTAACCTGAACTCACGCTGATGACTTAATATTTTTCCTTCCGCATAATCCTGATCGATTTTATTAACGAGCTCGAGGTCATCAGGATGAATGCGATTAAACCACTCAGAAGTCTCATTTTTAAATTCCTCATCTGTATAGCCTAACATTTTTTTGTATTGTTTGGAAAAAAAAACTTCCTGATTTTGAAAGTTATATTCCCATACGCCGTCACCTGCACCTTCTAAAGCAAATTGCCATAAGCCTTCGCTTGATTTTAATGCCGCTTCACTCTTCTTTCTCTGGTTAATCTCATCATGAAGTTGCTGCGCTATCATTAACAGATCATCGGAATCTTTTTCTGTTTCTGAACCAAAAAAACCTACGGCAGACTTTAATTTTTCGACAGATAATTTTTTTACTTCGAGTTCATGTTTCAATTTGCTGTTTAGTGTTACATACTGCTCTTCACTAATATGAAAAGCCCGTTCAGCTAATTCTGTTTCTCTTTCTAAAGTTGTATAGGAGTCGTTGATGATAGATAGGAAGATAAGTATGGCTGGGTTAGAAGATAATTCTTCAGGCAGGTATTTTTTTATTTGACGGGATAACAGTTTATGGTAATTCATAAAAAGAAGTTATAGTCATGGTCTGGTTATGTAATTGACAATCCCCACCTTCATTAAATGGCGATATTTCTCCATAGGCATAAAAACCTGCAATAGGAGTCTTATTTTCAAATATTTCACTTACAGCCTCCACTTCCTCTTCTGCACGGGAACCCAGAATCAGCTTACGGCCAACACAGCTGATCAGCAAAGAGAAGTCGGGATTGGGTTTTCCGAAAGGGATGGTTTTTTGAGCAGCAATAGCTGCCGCCGCGGTCAATTTATCAAAATTACCTCTCATAAACTTTACTTTTGATCCGACAGGTACATCTCCGGCAAATGTCATGCTTTTGAGGGTTTCATCAATTGATAAAATAGTTCGGACAACGGGTTTCTCAATTCCAGGTATAGTTACTGAAAGTGGAAATAGCAGAGATGCGCCAGGAAGATTTTCTATTTCGGGACCTAAATACTTTTTATATAATTCAAGTGCATTTTCATGATCAATTTCATACAAAACATTTGCTTTAGATTTGGTGATTTCTTTCTCAAGTCCAAACATATCCCACCCCCCTTCTGAGCCGTGAGTAACTAATAAGTTTTTTCCGTAGAAGCCAATAACAACAATCTGGCCTTCTGATGGTGATTTATTTAACCCAAGCAAGGTGGATTTAAAATTGGGTCCATCACCCGCCAGACCGCCGGTAATCAGTACTTTATTTCCTGTGGCTTTGTTAAGTCCTTTCACGAGTTCACTTCCGTTAACCAGGCTACCATCAGAAAAAACCATAAGATAACAAAGCTCTTCTTTTGGAAGATTATCAATTAATTTTGCAGCAGCACTGTAACTATCCGGGAAATCCTGAATGGATACTGAGGATGTTTTGAGCACGGTGTTTTCAAATTCCAGTGCAACACATATTATAGATTGATCCTGGACGTTTTGCTGATATATTTCTCCGGCGGTACTGCATATCATAAGCTCAGCATTAGGAAACTCAATGTGCAAACTTTGATAAATATTCGTTTCCTCAATCCTTTCTTTACCTGCAAAACATAACACAAGTCGTATCTGATTAGGTTTAACGATAGGATAGGATGGATGCTGTTGCCATTTATTATCTAAAAACTGAAACGATGATGCATTCATGATGTTGCTATTTCCTTAGATAAATACGATTATTATGCCAAAGGGGTTTTTTGTGGCTAATTATCTTGTTTTCAGTGTTTTGTTGAATTTGTTTCTTGTGCTAAATTCCAAAAAATGGAATTTATTCCAGTTCTCCCGCTTTAATCATATTATAAATAGTGCTTTTGCCAATGTCCAGAACTTTTGCTGTAACGATCACATCGTGGTTATATTTTTTTAAATAAAAACGTATAATATCCTGGTTATGATCTTTTAAAGTTTTTTCTTCGGTAATTAAAATATCATCTCTGCGTATGGTATTAAATGTGATATCTTCCGGTTTGATTTCATTTTGACTGCACATAACTACAGCAAGGTCAATAATTGCTTTAAGTTCCCGCACATTTCCAGGATAAGTATATTTTAGTAATTTGTCCTTTGCAGAATTTGACATATTAATATTACCCAATTTGTTGGCTGTTGAAAATTCATCGATAAAATATTTAGCCAGAATCAACACGTCATTATCACGGAATCTCAATGGAGGTAGCTCTATTGGCAAACCCATGATCCGATAATAAAGATCCTCACGAAAATTTCCTTTCTTTACTTCCTCTGCTAAATTTTTATGTGTGGCAATGATCAGACGGGCATCAAATTTAATCGTTTCATTTCCTCCAACACGTGTAACTTCTCTTTCCTGAATTACCCTTAATATTTTACTTTGCACATTCAGGTCAAGTTCTGCGATTTCGTCAAGGAAGATCGTTCCGCCATCTGCTTCTTCGAATTTACCCGCTTTACGGGCATTCGCCCCGGTAAAAGCACCTTTCTCATAGCCAAACAATTCACTCTCTACAAGCTCCCGGGGTATGGCTGCCATATTAACGGCAACAAATTTTCTCTTACTCCGAAGGCTGTTATAATGGATTGCTTTTGCAACGACTTCTTTTCCAGTGCCTGTTTCTCCGGTAATGGAAATATTGATATTTGTTTTGGTCGCCTTTTCCATTAAACCAAATATGTTTTTGATGGCAGTACTTTGACCGATAATAGTTTTTTCAAATGAAAATTTTTGCCCCAGTTCTTCCCTCAGGTATTGTACCTCTTTTTTCAAAGATTGATTTTCACGGATCCTGATAATACTGTTCCATAACAGATCTTTGGTAGATTCATCTTTTACCAGGTAATCTGAAACACCCATTTTAAGAAGATCAACAGCTGTAGTAATATTTTCCTGCGAACTGATCACGATGACAGGGACATCTGGCAGAATTCTACGTATATTTTTATAAAATTTATCTCCGGTAGTATCGGGCAAAGAAAAGTCAATACTAATCAAATCCGGGTTTAGATGTAAGTTTTTAATACAATCTTCTCCCGTTAAAAATCTGGTCACCTGATAGTCCGGATTGAGAGAGAGATGATAATCCAGGATTTCTCCATACCAGGGATCATCTTCCACGACGAAAATTCGATAATTTTCCATAAGAGCTTTTCTCTAAATTACAGAATTTATCTTAAACTATGAGGTCAGGCAACAATTTGTTTTAATTGGCAATTTCCATTTTTTTTATGAAACGGTACCAACGGTAAAAATGAGTCATTAATTGTAAGGTGTAAATATAAATGATGACTATAAAGACCTGACTTATAATGACCCAGGCGATGCTGAATAAACAAATTGCAGCAGTTGAGAACAGGATGAGGACGAGCTGAAGTCTTATGATTTTTGTAGTCGCATTGGAATGCATGAGGTGGTGATGAATCAACAGGTGGTGAAGGTGTGTTTTATCGGCAGAAAATGCAGATTTTCCTTTCCACATTCTGGTCAGATAGACCCTTATTGAATCTAATACCGGAACCATGCAGCAGGCGGTGATCAGCACAATAAAAACAGGAGCCAGGTGAAGTGTTTCTGATTGCGCAGATTGTATGAAATAAATCCCTGATGTTGAAACGATAAATCCGATTGTTAATGACCCGCTGTCACCCATAAATACTTTGGCAGGTTTCCAGTTATATTTTAAGAATACCGATAATGCGGCAGCAAGTGGCAATAAAAGCAGCAGCCATTCTTCGTGATGGGATACTATACTCATTACAATAAGTACCAGTATATTAATTATCCCTAAACTTCCCACTAACCCGTCAATGCCATCAATAAGGTTAAAAGCATTGACCACACCCATAATGATCAGTACAGTTAAAAAATATTGGGCTGATTCCGGTAGCTCATGTATTCCCATAAATCCATAAAGTGATGTCAGTCTTATCCCTGCCAGAGCAATTACAATTGCACAACCCAGCTGCACAATTAAGCGGAGTTTAACTGGCAAGTCCCAGCGGTCATCTAAAAGGCCAGTAACCATAAGTATAATCAGTGTAATGTATATCATCTTATGCGTGATGATGAAGGACCATAATATCCCGGAAAATAACGCAGGCATAAGCAGGCAAAGTACAATAACAAATCCACCTATTGCAGGAACAGGACTGGTGTGCACCTTCCTGTTATTAGGTTTGTCAACCAGACCAAGATATGGGCTCAATTTAATCATAGCCGGAAAGAATAAGATTGCTGAGGCAATAGATAGCAAAATAACCGGGACAAAATCTAAAAGGATAGTTTTCATGAGATGAGGATTAATTTAAATTATCTTTTTTCATAAAAGTGCACTGTGGACTGCAAATGACCCAATTCAAGTTCAAGCAATCTTTTTTTGTTCAGTAATGTTGTAAAACTGGATGTTAATTTCTTTTTCTCAGAAGTCCGGATTACTTCAATAATCATATATTCATATTTATCCGCAATCAGTTTCCAGGTATATCTCCTGTTTGCAATCTCTTTCATTACAAGCGCGGACTGTTTAAGGTCCTTTATGGTTTTCCCTTTAATCAGCGTGATGAGTTCATTCATAGTGCTGAAGTACATTGCTTTACCTTCTGTAGTGGTTTTATTATAAGCTACTCCGTATGCGATTACCGGCAAACCCAGAAACATGGCTTCAACAAGTGATGGATTTGTACCGCCAGCGCTGTGCCCATGTATGTAAACATAGCAGTTACTTCTTAAAACATCCAGTGCCTGCTGCTCATAAATAGGGTCAAGCAAAATGATGTTCGGAAAATTGCCATATTGATTTTTCATCTCTATGCCGTAGTCGCTGTTATTCCAGTTTCCAACTATGACCAGTATATGTTTTGGGAGCATAGAAAAGGCTTTAAGTACCATATCTATGTTGTTTTCAGGTTCAATTCTACAAACCTTAAATGCATAAGGCATTTTTAAAAACGGATAATTCTTTTTGTCCGCATCCGTCGAATTTATATTGATGGTATGATCTGCACCGTATTCTATGATATTACTTAAGGTTTTGTACCGGATGGCAGTATAATCCTGAATAGATTCATTATCTGCAATATCTGCGTGGGAGGATTTAACTGCAATCCATTCAGCCATCCAAAGATATAAACGGCCTATTTTACTCCATTTATTACGTTTCCATTCTATACCATCAATGGAAATCAAAATCTTTTTGTTGGTGAAAAATCTGACAAACGGAAGTATAAATCCCCCGCTAACACCCAGAATTAACAGTACATCGGCATAAAATATTGCATGTAAAATACTGATGCAGTCATATATTATGCTCTGAATTCCATTTGCTTTAAAAGGTAAATATAACAGCCTGGCATTTTTATATATTTTTACCCGCTCTTGTTTAGGATATGATTTAGAGGAGCAATAAACCGAAATGTCCCATTTGCTTCCTAAATGCTCTACCAGGTGTTCTGCAAGAGTTTCAAAGCCACCATATTTTGCAGGTAAGCCTACTGTACCGATTATGGCAATTTTTTTATTTTTCATGGTGTACTGTTTCTAAATACTTTTCATTTTCCGGGCCAAATCTATAATGTGCCGTTTATTAGTGTTTTGAGCATTATTTTGTGACTTGGAATTCCATTTTTTGGACTAATATTCCATCTGATGTTACCTCTGTTGTTTTTTTAACAACGTAAAAGCAAAGGCTGATCTGGTTACTGAAAGCTTGTTGAGAGAATTTTTCTGCTTTTTTTCTGGCCGCTTCAGCTAATTTATTGTAATAACTTTGATTAGAGGAGAGCTTTACTATTGCCCAAACGACCTCATGAATATTGGCAACATCAATTTGTAAACCCTCT
It encodes:
- a CDS encoding PAS domain-containing hybrid sensor histidine kinase/response regulator, whose amino-acid sequence is MNYHKLLSRQIKKYLPEELSSNPAILIFLSIINDSYTTLERETELAERAFHISEEQYVTLNSKLKHELEVKKLSVEKLKSAVGFFGSETEKDSDDLLMIAQQLHDEINQRKKSEAALKSSEGLWQFALEGAGDGVWEYNFQNQEVFFSKQYKKMLGYTDEEFKNETSEWFNRIHPDDLELVNKIDQDYAEGKILSHQREFRLRHKDGHYLWILDRGMVIAFTKDKSPERIVGTHTDITERKLAEQALKINEEKYRGIIANMNLGLIEVDNNEIIQYANDSFCSMSGFTQTELMKRKASDVLILNEETKRKIQQKNELRKQGISDTYEVSVNHKNGKKRWWLISAAPRYNDNAVLVGSIGIHLDITQQKGLELELINAKEQAEASTQAKEMFLANMSHEIRTPMNAILGMSNQLRKTHLDREQSFFLNTIKAAADNLLVIINDILDLSKIDAGKLTIENIGFEIQPLIMRVIQVMNHKAEEKGIVITSSFWDPQLQNVLIGDPYRINQVLLNLVSNSIKFTSKGSVDLTCKLIKENTVNQWIKITVQDTGVGMDQSFIERLFDNFSQEDATVTRKYGGTGLGMSITKRLIELMDGKIEVDSKKNAGTKISILLKLNKGKLEDLPQSEITETDPGILKGKVILITDDNEINRLLASTILQAYGAEILEATNGLEAIEQTINCTPDLILMDIQMPVMDGMEAIREIRKKMSVSIPAIALTALALKGDNQKCLEAGFNDYLSKPFEEMQLLNIVSVWLGKKVNQLTAPNISTVIETPLYDLTQLNTIARGNMDFIKKMKCLFKEQAPDSVNEMKAAYLKNDYVLMAKIAHRMKPSVDTMGIISLKEVLKEIEESAHAEGTSLRMDNLLWNLENTISKVIIKL
- a CDS encoding FIST signal transduction protein encodes the protein MNASSFQFLDNKWQQHPSYPIVKPNQIRLVLCFAGKERIEETNIYQSLHIEFPNAELMICSTAGEIYQQNVQDQSIICVALEFENTVLKTSSVSIQDFPDSYSAAAKLIDNLPKEELCYLMVFSDGSLVNGSELVKGLNKATGNKVLITGGLAGDGPNFKSTLLGLNKSPSEGQIVVIGFYGKNLLVTHGSEGGWDMFGLEKEITKSKANVLYEIDHENALELYKKYLGPEIENLPGASLLFPLSVTIPGIEKPVVRTILSIDETLKSMTFAGDVPVGSKVKFMRGNFDKLTAAAAIAAQKTIPFGKPNPDFSLLISCVGRKLILGSRAEEEVEAVSEIFENKTPIAGFYAYGEISPFNEGGDCQLHNQTMTITSFYELP
- a CDS encoding sigma-54-dependent transcriptional regulator yields the protein MENYRIFVVEDDPWYGEILDYHLSLNPDYQVTRFLTGEDCIKNLHLNPDLISIDFSLPDTTGDKFYKNIRRILPDVPVIVISSQENITTAVDLLKMGVSDYLVKDESTKDLLWNSIIRIRENQSLKKEVQYLREELGQKFSFEKTIIGQSTAIKNIFGLMEKATKTNINISITGETGTGKEVVAKAIHYNSLRSKRKFVAVNMAAIPRELVESELFGYEKGAFTGANARKAGKFEEADGGTIFLDEIAELDLNVQSKILRVIQEREVTRVGGNETIKFDARLIIATHKNLAEEVKKGNFREDLYYRIMGLPIELPPLRFRDNDVLILAKYFIDEFSTANKLGNINMSNSAKDKLLKYTYPGNVRELKAIIDLAVVMCSQNEIKPEDITFNTIRRDDILITEEKTLKDHNQDIIRFYLKKYNHDVIVTAKVLDIGKSTIYNMIKAGELE
- a CDS encoding glycosyltransferase family 4 protein, whose translation is MKTILLDFVPVILLSIASAILFFPAMIKLSPYLGLVDKPNNRKVHTSPVPAIGGFVIVLCLLMPALFSGILWSFIITHKMIYITLIILMVTGLLDDRWDLPVKLRLIVQLGCAIVIALAGIRLTSLYGFMGIHELPESAQYFLTVLIIMGVVNAFNLIDGIDGLVGSLGIINILVLIVMSIVSHHEEWLLLLLPLAAALSVFLKYNWKPAKVFMGDSGSLTIGFIVSTSGIYFIQSAQSETLHLAPVFIVLITACCMVPVLDSIRVYLTRMWKGKSAFSADKTHLHHLLIHHHLMHSNATTKIIRLQLVLILFSTAAICLFSIAWVIISQVFIVIIYIYTLQLMTHFYRWYRFIKKMEIAN
- a CDS encoding DUF1972 domain-containing protein; translation: MKNKKIAIIGTVGLPAKYGGFETLAEHLVEHLGSKWDISVYCSSKSYPKQERVKIYKNARLLYLPFKANGIQSIIYDCISILHAIFYADVLLILGVSGGFILPFVRFFTNKKILISIDGIEWKRNKWSKIGRLYLWMAEWIAVKSSHADIADNESIQDYTAIRYKTLSNIIEYGADHTININSTDADKKNYPFLKMPYAFKVCRIEPENNIDMVLKAFSMLPKHILVIVGNWNNSDYGIEMKNQYGNFPNIILLDPIYEQQALDVLRSNCYVYIHGHSAGGTNPSLVEAMFLGLPVIAYGVAYNKTTTEGKAMYFSTMNELITLIKGKTIKDLKQSALVMKEIANRRYTWKLIADKYEYMIIEVIRTSEKKKLTSSFTTLLNKKRLLELELGHLQSTVHFYEKR